The following proteins come from a genomic window of Coffea arabica cultivar ET-39 chromosome 11c, Coffea Arabica ET-39 HiFi, whole genome shotgun sequence:
- the LOC113717356 gene encoding probable galacturonosyltransferase-like 3, translating to MPPDTRTTALLLLTILLLLLSSHTPSTADLPQFREAPAFRNGQRCPISTWPSNPHDPSTIHVAMTLDYSTPYLRGSIAAVFSVLQHSTCPENTFFHFLTTTRHRHFQNLNSTITSTFPYLRFHLYHFSPALVNHLISSSIRTALDQPLNYARIYLADLLPSTVNRIIYLDSDLIIVDDISKLWKINLSAHILGAPEYCHANFTNYFTPKFWSNRYFSSTFNNRATCYFNTGVMVMDLTKWRTNGCTRKLEHWMRIQKKYRIYELGSLPPFLLVFAGNVEGVEHRWNQHGLGGDNLEGLCRDLHPGPVSLLHWSGKGKPWLRLDSKKPCPLDSLWAPYDLFKHRPLISDS from the coding sequence ATGCCACCTGACACCAGAACCACCGCACTACTCCTCCTCaccatcctcctcctcctcctcagctCTCACACTCCCTCCACCGCAGACCTCCCGCAATTTCGGGAAGCCCCAGCATTCCGCAACGGCCAGCGCTGCCCAATCTCCACATGGCCCTCCAACCCACACGACCCTTCCACCATCCACGTCGCCATGACACTTGACTACTCCACGCCATACCTCCGTGGCTCCATCGCCGCGGTCTTCTCAGTCCTCCAGCACTCCACCTGCCCAGAAAACACCTTCTTCCACTTCCTCACCACCACCCGCCACCGCCATTTCCAAAACCTCAACTCCACCATCACCTCCACTTTCCCCTACCTCCGTTTCCATCTCTACCACTTCTCCCCCGCCTTAGTCAACCACCTCATCTCCTCCTCCATCCGCACCGCCCTCGACCAACCCTTGAATTACGCCCGCATTTACCTCGCCGACCTCCTTCCCTCCACCGTCAACCGCATTATATACCTCGACTCTGACCTCATCATCGTCGATGACATCTCCAAGCTCTGGAAAATCAATCTCTCGGCGCATATTCTCGGCGCCCCCGAATATTGCCACGCAAATTTCACCAACTATTTCACTCCCAAATTTTGGTCCAACAGATACTTCTCCAGCACTTTTAATAACCGTGCCACATGTTATTTCAACACAGGGGTTATGGTGATGGATTTAACGAAATGGAGAACAAATGGGTGCACGAGAAAACTGGAGCATTGGATGAGGATTCAAAAGAAGTATAGAATTTATGAGCTGGGCTCATTGCCGCCGTTTTTGTTGGTTTTCGCCGGGAATGTCGAGGGGGTTGAGCACAGATGGAATCAACATGGACTCGGGGGGGATAATCTCGAAGGTTTGTGTAGAGATTTGCATCCGGGTCCCGTTAGTCTGCTGCATTGGAGCGGAAAAGGGAAGCCATGGTTGAGATTGGACTCGAAGAAACCTTGTCCGTTGGATAGCCTTTGGGCTCCGTACGATTTGTTTAAACATCGGCCATTGATCTCCGATAGTTGA